The following coding sequences are from one Rhodothermales bacterium window:
- a CDS encoding response regulator transcription factor, with amino-acid sequence MMDRPDPLSILIVDDSEDFRQRLHHLLESIDGIKIKGEAATAQEAIEIAAAHPFDIAILDIQMPGSGISVLKSLRKDHPSIRIVMLTNHADPFYFRVCMSAGAHVFLDKSLQFDELPAVLQALRAD; translated from the coding sequence GATAGTAGACGATTCGGAAGATTTCAGACAGCGCCTCCACCACCTGCTGGAAAGCATCGATGGTATTAAGATCAAGGGGGAGGCGGCTACGGCTCAAGAGGCCATCGAGATCGCCGCTGCTCATCCATTCGATATAGCTATTCTGGACATTCAGATGCCCGGTAGCGGCATCAGTGTGCTAAAAAGCCTGCGCAAGGATCACCCCTCCATTCGAATTGTGATGCTCACCAACCACGCCGATCCGTTTTATTTCAGGGTGTGCATGAGCGCCGGGGCCCATGTTTTCCTCGATAAATCCCTTCAGTTCGACGAGCTTCCAGCCGTCTTGCAAGCACTTCGCGCCGATTAA
- a CDS encoding CsbD family protein gives MQQAEGNWKQFVGKIKETWGDLRNDDLDRFEGRMDQLEGYLEERTGESRAAVKSRINDISSNLKGRV, from the coding sequence ATGCAGCAGGCCGAAGGGAATTGGAAACAGTTCGTCGGCAAGATCAAGGAAACGTGGGGCGACCTCAGAAACGACGATCTGGACCGGTTCGAGGGTCGGATGGACCAGCTCGAGGGGTACCTCGAAGAGCGCACCGGCGAGTCCCGCGCGGCGGTCAAGAGTCGGATCAACGACATCTCCAGCAATCTCAAGGGCAGGGTTTGA